In Eubalaena glacialis isolate mEubGla1 chromosome 2, mEubGla1.1.hap2.+ XY, whole genome shotgun sequence, a single genomic region encodes these proteins:
- the LOC133084138 gene encoding single-stranded DNA-binding protein, mitochondrial-like: MFRRPVVQVLHQFVRHESEIAGSLVLERSLNRVQLLDRVGQDPVMRQVEGKNPVTIFSLATNEMWRSGENETHQMGDVSQKTTWHRISVFRPGLRDVAYQYVKKESRIYGEGKVDYGEYMDKNNVRRQATTIIADNIIFLSDQTKEKA; this comes from the coding sequence ATGTTTCGAAGACCTGTAGTGCAGGTCCTTCATCAGTTTGTAAGACATGAGTCTGAAATAGCTGGCAGTTTGGTTCTCGAAAGATCTCTGAATCGTGTGCAGTTACTTGATCGAGTAGGTCAGGACCCTGTCATGAGACAGGTAGAAGGAAAAAACCCAGTCACAATATTTTCTCTAGCAACAAATGAGATGTGGCGATCAGGGGAAAATGAAACACACCAAATGGGTGATGTCAGTCAAAAGACAACGTGGCACAGAATTTCAGTATTCCGACCAGGCCTCAGAGATGTGGCATATCAGTATGTGAAAAAGGAGTCTCGAATTTATGGGGAAGGGAAAGTAGACTACGGTGAATATATGGATAAAAATAATGTGAGACGACAAGCAACAACAATTATAGCTGATAACATTATATTTCTGAGTGACCAGACGAAAGAGAAGGCATAG